One genomic segment of Arcobacter porcinus includes these proteins:
- a CDS encoding DNA translocase FtsK, giving the protein MYFEFTTLLSSKHSIGNIGAVFADFSFKYFSYLSYVYLLFLLYPLYLVNFKKNLDKNDLYLNILSILIFLFTALIFQALIIENPYERGELGNIFVDAFAPFIGHLGLYFLVVVGLFISLLILFETSDMTFKDLLKIKNIFPKIKFKEKDNPTKQNIARQKEQNIASKNLPVPKTSSKQSIQNEQKVEDNRVKNIEDILDADIIENEEKEINESLKNSVIVDELEENAKLLSELEFGQTEKPKDFMLPPTNFFQDAPKENKTKVNEAFIDKKIADLLDKLSMFKIDGDVVRTYTGPVVTTFEFKPAPNVKVSKILSLQDDLAMALKAQTIRIQAPIPGKDVVGIEVPNEDTQTIYLKEMLESDIFQNSKSPLTMILGKDIVGKPFVTDLKKLPHLLIAGTTGSGKSVGINSMILSLLYKNSPDNLRLVMIDPKMLEFSMYNDIPHLLTPVITKAVDAINALANMVGEMERRYSLMAKTKTKNIENFNEKAEKEGLPTMPYIVVVIDELADLMMTSGKDVEYSIARLAQMARASGIHLIVATQRPSVDVVTGLIKANLPSRLSYKVGQKIDSKIILDSMGAESLLGRGDMLFTPPGMPGLVRIHAPWSTETEIEKVVDFLKLQREVEYDMNFIKDKNLGSNSGSSKGANNSNNGNIELDELYEDAKEVIITDKKTSISYLQRRLKIGYNRAASLIEQLEQTGVLSEVDGRGNREILI; this is encoded by the coding sequence TTGTATTTTGAGTTTACAACACTTTTAAGCTCAAAACATAGTATTGGAAATATTGGAGCAGTTTTTGCAGATTTCTCATTTAAATATTTTTCATATTTATCTTATGTTTATTTACTGTTTTTACTATATCCCCTATATTTAGTAAATTTCAAAAAGAACTTAGATAAAAATGATCTATATTTAAATATTCTATCTATTTTAATATTTTTATTTACAGCTTTAATTTTCCAAGCATTAATTATAGAAAATCCTTATGAAAGAGGAGAATTAGGAAACATATTTGTAGATGCTTTTGCACCATTCATTGGACATCTTGGATTATATTTCTTAGTTGTTGTTGGATTATTTATCTCTCTTTTAATACTTTTTGAAACAAGTGATATGACTTTTAAAGATCTATTAAAAATCAAAAATATATTTCCAAAAATTAAATTTAAAGAGAAAGATAATCCAACAAAACAAAATATAGCAAGACAAAAAGAGCAAAATATAGCTTCAAAGAATCTTCCAGTGCCAAAAACTTCTTCTAAGCAAAGTATTCAAAATGAGCAAAAAGTAGAAGATAATAGAGTAAAAAATATTGAAGATATTTTAGATGCAGATATTATTGAGAATGAAGAAAAAGAGATAAATGAAAGTTTAAAAAATAGTGTAATAGTAGATGAATTAGAAGAGAATGCAAAACTTTTAAGTGAGCTAGAATTTGGGCAAACTGAAAAACCAAAAGATTTTATGCTTCCACCTACAAACTTCTTTCAAGATGCTCCAAAAGAGAATAAAACAAAGGTAAATGAAGCATTTATAGATAAAAAAATAGCTGATTTATTAGACAAACTTTCAATGTTTAAAATAGATGGAGATGTTGTTAGAACTTACACAGGTCCAGTTGTTACAACATTTGAGTTTAAACCAGCTCCAAATGTAAAAGTATCAAAGATTTTAAGTTTGCAAGATGATTTAGCAATGGCTTTAAAAGCACAAACAATAAGAATTCAAGCTCCAATTCCTGGAAAAGATGTTGTAGGAATTGAAGTTCCAAACGAAGATACACAAACAATATATTTAAAAGAGATGCTAGAAAGCGATATTTTCCAAAACTCAAAATCTCCTCTTACTATGATTTTAGGTAAAGATATTGTTGGAAAACCATTTGTAACAGACCTTAAAAAACTTCCGCATCTTTTAATAGCTGGAACAACTGGAAGTGGAAAATCTGTGGGGATAAACTCAATGATTTTGTCACTTTTATATAAAAACTCTCCAGATAATTTAAGACTTGTGATGATTGACCCAAAAATGCTTGAGTTTTCTATGTACAACGATATTCCGCATCTTTTAACTCCTGTTATTACAAAAGCAGTTGATGCTATAAATGCTTTAGCAAATATGGTTGGAGAGATGGAACGAAGATACTCTTTGATGGCAAAAACAAAGACAAAAAATATTGAAAACTTCAATGAAAAGGCAGAAAAAGAGGGACTTCCTACTATGCCTTATATTGTTGTAGTTATTGATGAGTTGGCTGATTTGATGATGACAAGCGGAAAAGATGTTGAGTATTCTATTGCAAGACTTGCACAAATGGCAAGAGCAAGTGGAATTCACTTGATTGTAGCAACTCAAAGACCATCAGTTGATGTTGTAACTGGACTTATAAAAGCAAATTTACCAAGTAGATTATCATATAAAGTAGGGCAAAAAATAGATTCAAAAATCATTTTGGATTCTATGGGTGCTGAATCTTTACTTGGTCGTGGAGATATGCTATTTACTCCTCCTGGAATGCCTGGACTTGTAAGAATTCATGCTCCTTGGAGTACAGAAACAGAGATAGAAAAAGTTGTGGATTTCTTAAAACTTCAAAGAGAAGTTGAGTATGATATGAACTTCATAAAAGATAAAAATCTAGGTTCTAACTCAGGTTCTTCTAAAGGTGCTAATAATAGCAACAATGGAAATATAGAATTAGATGAACTATATGAAGATGCAAAAGAGGTTATAATCACAGATAAAAAAACTTCAATATCATATTTGCAAAGAAGATTAAAAATTGGTTATAACAGAGCTGCTAGTTTGATTGAACAACTTGAACAAACAGGTGTTTTAAGTGAAGTTGATGGAAGAGGAAATAGAGAAATTTTAATTTAA
- the lpxD gene encoding UDP-3-O-(3-hydroxymyristoyl)glucosamine N-acyltransferase — protein MKLKDIAKYLELECDNDIEIVGLNSLQDANKNEITFLENKKYIDKLKDTKAGAILINIAFINEVPEGVVALVCDEPYLNLAKASKLFATKLIETDGKDAVVGENTTIMPNVYLGKNSVIGKNCTIMANAFIGDNVTIGDNTIIYPNVTVYKECKIGSDCIIHAGTVIGSDGFGFAHTKEGKYIKIYQNGNVVIGNDVEIGSNSTIDRAVFKSTIIEDGVRIDNLVHIAHNCKIGKGSVLVGQVGLAGSTTLHPYVTMGGQSATAGHLEIAPFTTIAARGGVSKSIKTPKKSWAGFPLFEHKEWLRLQGKISQLIYK, from the coding sequence ATGAAATTAAAAGATATTGCAAAATATTTAGAATTAGAATGTGATAATGATATAGAAATTGTAGGTTTAAACAGCCTGCAAGATGCAAATAAAAATGAAATTACTTTTTTAGAAAATAAAAAATATATAGATAAATTAAAAGATACAAAAGCTGGAGCTATTTTAATAAATATAGCTTTTATAAATGAAGTTCCAGAGGGAGTTGTTGCATTAGTTTGTGATGAACCTTATTTAAATTTAGCAAAAGCTAGTAAGCTTTTTGCTACAAAATTGATTGAAACTGATGGAAAAGATGCTGTTGTTGGAGAAAATACAACTATTATGCCAAATGTATATTTGGGAAAAAATAGTGTTATAGGAAAAAACTGTACTATTATGGCAAATGCATTTATAGGAGATAATGTAACAATAGGAGATAACACAATAATCTATCCAAATGTTACAGTTTATAAAGAGTGTAAAATCGGAAGTGATTGTATAATTCATGCTGGAACAGTAATAGGAAGTGATGGTTTTGGTTTTGCACATACAAAAGAGGGTAAATATATTAAAATCTATCAAAATGGAAATGTAGTTATTGGAAATGATGTTGAAATTGGTTCAAATTCTACAATAGATAGAGCTGTATTTAAATCAACAATTATTGAAGATGGTGTAAGAATTGATAATCTTGTACATATTGCACATAACTGTAAAATAGGAAAAGGTTCAGTTTTAGTGGGTCAAGTTGGACTTGCTGGATCTACAACTTTACATCCTTATGTAACAATGGGTGGACAAAGTGCAACAGCAGGACATCTTGAGATAGCACCATTTACAACAATTGCAGCAAGAGGTGGAGTTTCAAAAAGTATAAAAACACCTAAAAAATCTTGGGCTGGATTCCCTCTTTTTGAACATAAAGAGTGGTTGAGACTTCAAGGAAAAATTTCACAACTAATATATAAATAA
- the ilvN gene encoding acetolactate synthase small subunit, protein MSNFNSYYNTETIRQVISVVVLNEHNVLSRIVGLFSARGYNIDSLTVAPMAESQYSRMTIVTTGDKRVIDQIVKQLNKLIPVLKVNEHKDVIEKDTVLMKFSIENDLSDIDVIARAYHGSIQNVTDEAIIVSATDSSDRIMNFIKVMEKFNPLEVVRSGIVAMER, encoded by the coding sequence ATGAGTAACTTTAATAGCTACTATAACACTGAAACAATAAGACAAGTTATCTCTGTTGTTGTATTAAATGAGCACAATGTGTTATCAAGAATTGTAGGGCTTTTTTCAGCTAGAGGATATAATATTGACTCTTTAACAGTTGCACCAATGGCAGAGAGTCAATATTCAAGAATGACAATAGTAACAACAGGTGATAAAAGAGTGATTGATCAAATTGTAAAACAATTAAATAAATTAATCCCTGTGTTAAAGGTAAATGAACACAAAGATGTGATAGAAAAAGATACGGTTTTGATGAAGTTTTCTATTGAAAACGATTTATCAGATATTGATGTGATTGCTCGTGCTTATCACGGGTCAATTCAAAATGTAACAGATGAAGCAATTATTGTTTCAGCAACAGATTCAAGTGATAGAATTATGAATTTTATAAAAGTTATGGAAAAATTTAATCCACTTGAAGTTGTTAGAAGCGGGATTGTTGCGATGGAGAGATAG
- a CDS encoding acetolactate synthase large subunit, whose product MKMTGAKMVIESLHQEGVEVVFGYPGGAIMNVYDEIYKQNYFEHILNRHEQACVIAAEGYARSTGKTGVAIVTSGPGFTNAVTGIADAYMDSIPLVIISGQVPTTIIGTDGFQEIDAVGISRPCTKHNYLVNKIEDLPKILKEAFHLASTGRPGPVHVDIPKDITAQIAEFVYPEEVNMPTYKPTINYNKRQLKKAMEAISCAKKPLLYIGGGAILSNCGTDIRELAKKLNIPAVETLMARGVMGDSNPLFFGMLGMHGEYAANMAAHETDLLISLGARFDDRVTGRLDEFASKAKVIHIDIDPTSIAKLIVPDYPIVGDLKLTVKAMIESIPEFEMNDFSNWVELLKDYREKEPLRYIDTDDLIKPQWPIERVGKILGDNAIVSTDVGQHQMWTAQFFPFTHPRQFITSGGLGTMGFGLPAALGAARAFKGTNRVVVNFTGDGSILMNIQELMTCSEYELPVINIILNNNYLGMVRQWQTMFYENRLAETDLTNQPKFKALAEAFHCLGYTVSTKDEFDKALKDAVEKRKPAMIEVIVARNEEVLPMVPNGHSLNEMTLLKGDK is encoded by the coding sequence ATGAAAATGACTGGCGCAAAAATGGTAATAGAATCATTACATCAAGAAGGGGTAGAAGTTGTATTCGGATATCCTGGAGGCGCTATTATGAACGTCTACGATGAAATTTATAAACAAAATTATTTTGAACATATTTTAAATAGACATGAACAAGCTTGTGTTATTGCTGCTGAAGGGTATGCAAGAAGTACTGGAAAAACAGGAGTTGCAATAGTTACTTCAGGTCCAGGGTTTACAAATGCTGTAACAGGAATTGCAGATGCTTATATGGATTCAATTCCACTTGTAATAATTTCAGGACAAGTTCCAACAACAATTATTGGAACAGATGGTTTCCAAGAAATAGATGCTGTTGGAATTTCAAGACCTTGTACAAAGCACAACTATTTGGTAAATAAAATTGAAGATTTACCAAAAATTTTGAAAGAGGCTTTTCATCTAGCAAGCACTGGAAGACCAGGACCTGTTCATGTTGATATACCAAAAGATATTACAGCTCAAATTGCTGAGTTTGTTTATCCTGAAGAGGTAAATATGCCAACATATAAGCCAACAATTAACTACAATAAAAGACAGTTAAAAAAAGCCATGGAAGCTATAAGTTGTGCTAAAAAACCACTACTTTATATTGGTGGAGGAGCTATTTTATCAAACTGTGGAACAGATATTAGAGAGTTGGCAAAAAAGCTAAATATTCCTGCTGTTGAAACATTAATGGCAAGAGGAGTAATGGGAGATTCAAATCCACTTTTCTTTGGTATGTTAGGAATGCACGGAGAGTATGCTGCAAATATGGCTGCACATGAAACAGATTTATTAATCTCTTTAGGAGCTAGATTTGATGATAGAGTTACAGGAAGATTAGATGAATTTGCTAGTAAGGCAAAAGTTATTCATATTGATATTGACCCAACAAGTATTGCAAAGCTAATAGTTCCAGATTATCCAATAGTTGGAGATTTAAAACTTACAGTTAAAGCTATGATTGAAAGTATTCCTGAGTTTGAAATGAATGATTTCTCAAATTGGGTTGAACTTTTAAAAGATTATAGAGAAAAAGAGCCTTTAAGATATATTGATACTGATGATTTAATTAAACCTCAATGGCCAATAGAAAGAGTTGGAAAAATTCTTGGAGATAATGCAATAGTTTCAACAGATGTTGGACAACACCAAATGTGGACAGCACAATTTTTCCCATTTACTCATCCAAGACAGTTTATTACAAGTGGTGGATTAGGAACTATGGGGTTTGGTCTTCCAGCTGCACTTGGAGCTGCAAGAGCATTTAAAGGCACAAATAGAGTTGTAGTAAACTTTACAGGAGATGGTTCTATTTTGATGAATATTCAAGAACTTATGACTTGTAGTGAGTATGAATTACCTGTTATAAATATAATTTTAAATAACAACTATCTAGGAATGGTAAGACAATGGCAAACAATGTTTTATGAAAATAGATTGGCAGAAACAGATTTGACAAATCAACCAAAATTTAAAGCTTTAGCTGAAGCATTTCATTGCTTAGGATACACTGTAAGCACAAAAGATGAATTTGATAAAGCATTAAAAGATGCAGTTGAAAAAAGAAAACCAGCTATGATTGAAGTAATTGTAGCAAGAAATGAAGAGGTATTACCAATGGTTCCAAATGGACACTCTTTAAATGAGATGACTTTATTAAAAGGAGATAAATAA